A segment of the Onychomys torridus chromosome 16, mOncTor1.1, whole genome shotgun sequence genome:
taactacgcggagtggccttaataatttcatcagtaaacccccccccccaaaaaaaaagaattcagtcaACTGggcagcacttaggaggcagaggctggaggatctctgtgatttcaaggccagcctggtctacagagcgagttccaggacaggctccaaagctacatagagaaaccctgtctccaaaaaaaaagaaaagaaaagaaggagattCTTCTCAACTTACAGCTTCAGTGAAAAACTATGCAAATTATGCCACATCTACATAATGAAAGGggaattaaaaatgattaaaataagtGAAACAACAGGATTCACGTTGTATGTATGTTAATTGTGGCCATGTagaaaaaaatgcatataaaatCCTACAAAGAACTCTACATTCAAATaatagttgttttgatttacatgtGCTAATGACACATGAGTTTTTTTAAtttgcacagatttttttttattaatttgtattagTTCTCCCATATAATACATCCTGgctgcaatttcccctccctcctctcctccccaccaatCCACTCCCTCTCAGATCCgctcctcctctatttcccttcaggaaagagcaggtctcccagggatatcaaatgaacacagcataacaagatgcaataaaactaggcacacaTCCTCATGTCAAGGCTGGAAGAGGCAATCCAgcaggaaaagggtcccaagagcagggaaaagagtcagagacaccccaactCCCACTGTTAAGATGAGTATTGAAAGACATTTTTGACCTGGCTGCCTAACTTTCTTCATAAATGATGACTTGGGATCATCAAGTATTCCACaccaaaactttatttttatttcctatcttCCAACCACATTCTGAATTTAGGTGATAGTTCATGTGGCCCTTCTAAAAGCACATTTTGTCCCCAGAGCACCTTTCAGAGCTCATCAGGAAGCTGACTGCTCACGGTGACACATTGTAAGAGTGCTATACTGAGACTTTTGATGACAGAGACCATTGTTCCATTACATctactttcttttgtttgtttgtttgtttgtttgtttgtttataaaaatgtCACAAATCAGCACTTATAGTGCTTTTATTTAAGAGACTTTCAATATTTTCCCTGGAATCTGTTTGtcataatgaaaattttttaatttattatatttgtgttttaattttacacatcagccatgggttcccctgtgctcccccctcccgcccccaccttccccccaacccctcccctccattcccatctcctccagggccaagactcccctggagattcatttaaacctggtggattcagtacaggcaggtccaatcccctccttccaggctgagcaaagtgtcctggcatatgccccaggctccaaacagccagctcatgcactaaggacaggtctgggtcccactgcctgggtgtctcccaaacagttcaagctattcaattgtttcacttatccagagggcctgatccagctgggggctccacagcctttggttcataattcatgtgcttccattttacATCTACTTTCTACATTTTTCCAGGATGAAATGTTGGCAATCAACCTACAGGCGACAAGTCAGCTTACAGACTATGTGGCTCTGCTTATCCGGTGTCTGCCCTACAATGCTTACAATCAGGAGGTAGCCAACATCTGAAGACAGTTTCCGTGGACTAACTTTTTCCAGGGCAACCTGTCATGGCTTTGATCTTTTCCCTGGTGTCTTCTATTTACCtgtctctgttacctaaagagaAAACTCATACCAGAGATGTCTGATCTGAATTCTGTCTCCACTTGCTAACTGCATGATTCTGGACAATggctttgacctctgacctctgataCATCGCCTCCTACGTAAAAGCCTCAGAACATCTAGGGCAAAAGAAAGATTCAGCAAAGGGTATTTTTAGCATCGTTATTTTGCTCCCTGGTTTCACTACACATTTTTTAATACTCTATCCTCTCCTAAGAGTTGGGAAGAGAGATAGAAGAAGCTGAGCAAATGAAGTTGAACCAAACTATGTACCTTCAATTAGAAAATCTGCCTCTGAGTGTAAAGGGCAAATTATGAGAAAATTATGGCCCTGTTATTAAAGCGTAGATGGTGTAAAATAGTAAATACATATTCTACCAGATATTGTGTTGTTTTTATGCTCTGTGCCTATGGCCTTAGGGGGGAAAAAACAAGTGGTAGGTCCTAAgaattccataaatatttattggattAATTAATGTTATGATACATGTTTGTACAAAAACATAATTTAATGCTTAAGAACAACACAGAGATTCTTTGTTTATCATTTCAACACATAACAGTTCAGAAGATgtgtcaaaattaaaatttttttttttttttttttttggttttcgagacagggtttctctgtgaagctttgcacctttcctggaactcgctttgtagaccaggctggcctcgaactcacagagatctgcctgcctctgccccccagtgctgggattaaaggcctgtgccaccaccgcccagctgaaacaAACTTTTAAACACAAATTCTATACTTTTATCACTATTATCATAAACTATAAGTCACTAGACACTGGCTTTCTTTCCTACACAGAAAAGACCCTAGCCTATGTTCCCCTCAGGCTATTCACATAACCCAAGGTCTACATCTCTGTATTTTATTCTTAGAGAAAATATGCTCATTACTTCCTTCCTCGGCTCCTTTTCCCACCCAGAGCTCTGTACTCTGCCCTTCTGCCAAAACAAGACACTTGTACAATGCTTCCAGGAAGAAACAACCTAGTCTATTATTAGGGGAGTCCAGCTCCAGCTCTGCTGGCCCCTCTCCTGATCCAGACCCATTCTCCTACAGCAGGGACTCGGCTCTACGGTTCTCTATTCCCAGCTGTCATTCAGCTATTTGTTATTGATTCTGACTTTGAAGAAGCCTAGCTTGGCTTTATACTAATCTACCAAATTAAACAGAATAAGTCATCTTCAGGATTATACAGCCTTCTCATCTACCCTCTTCGCTGATAAAAGACCAAAGCAGGACCAGGTTTCTAACCCATGCCAGATGTTAGCACAGCCCTCCTGAGCACAGCCATGCTGATCCATCCCTATACTGCAAGAACAGATCACTACACACATCACACTTCCTCTGAAGGTTGATTCTGAGAATTGGTTAGTCACCAGATAAGTTAATGTTTGCCCTGTGGGGCATAAAGTATTTGACAAGTGCTGGCTTTAATTATAGCGTCTCAATTTATTTacagtatgtgtgtatgcgtgtgtgtgtgtgtgtgtgtgtgtgtgtgtgtgtgtgtgtgtaaatgctcaTGCCACAACACTGGTATGGAGGTTATAGACTGACTTGTGAgaattcattctctccttccaccagtgGATTCTGGGGGgtaaattcaggtcatcaggcatggaggcaagtgcctttaccctctgaccCATCTCGATGGCCTCACCATCCTGTGTCTTGCCAGTCTTTCCTGAGCTGAGACACAGCTGGTTACTGCATCCAAGTGAAAGGGACATGCAGTCCCTTGAGAGCTGAAGCATCTCCTAGAACCAAGGGCCCAGGAGCAGCTGCTCCAGCTGGCACCAAGCTCCATGTCTTCTCCAAGGAGGAGCTTCTCCGGCCTTCACACAGGAGGGATGCCGCCCTACCCTATAAAGGGCAGCAGTGTCTGCAGCAGTGCATACAGGCTGGGGGAGGGCTGTGACATGCAGCCTTCatgagagagaagcaggaagcctAGAGAGTTATCTGCTAGCAGAAGAGTTGAGTCCCAGGGTAaccagaagagcagccattgaCTACAGCCTGAAGAACAGGTCAGTCCACCCCACCACGGACTATCTAGAGTTCATCTGGGCCAACAGTGCTCTCTGTTCAGAGCAGCCCAGCTCTGAGCCACCCTAAACAGATGGAAAAGGGGGCATGCCAgatgccctcagcttcctgttttTCTATGAGAGTCCCGTGAATGAGGTCTACCTTCCCCAACAAACTTTCTGGAGGCCAGCGATGGAAACTTCAATCCCTCCACTCTGGTCCTGTGCCCTGTGTGTCCCTTATTTTCATAATCAAAACGAATTCTGTAAGCAGCAGTGGTTGTTTCCTGGAGAGGCAGATACCACTGTACCCCGGGCCTTGTTCTACCATGAGTGTGTGGAGACTTAAATCTATTCCCGGTCTTCATGGGAGCCCCTTGGTCCACTAAGGGCAGCTTTCATATTCTTCCATTAGATGAACATTACTACGTCCTTCATAGAGTCTTCATATTCAACAGTTCTAACATCCTAAATAATGATAATCAGCAAACACATCCCAACCACTGTTTGTAAAGACTTTGTTAATTTTTaactcatgtatgtgtgtatatgagtgtgtatgagtgtgtgtgtgtgtgtgtgtgtgtgtgtgtgtgtgtgtgtgtgtgcattggatcccttggagctggagttacgggcGTTGTGAGTCACCCTTCCCCCGACTCTGCAAGAGCACTTACACTCTCAACcgctgaaccgtctctccagccccaaatcttaCTGACTTTACACTAGTGTTCCCACATCAGCTCTTACCTTTCTCCTTCTCGCTCAGACTCATTGCTAAGACCTacatgtacattttaaatatgcttctgtcctttttaatctttttccATGTTTCAAATTGcaagatttctttgtgttatCATTCTGTTGCCTGTAATATTAGTTCCCCCTTTGTTTCATATTATCTGAACATTTATTAATCATGTGTATTTATCAGATCTCCTGAAGTCATTGATAAAATGTGGGGAGGGTACAAGGTCTAGAATACCTTCCCCATTTTACacaaagctttttttgtttgtttgtttgtttttgtttttgtttttcaagactgggtttctctgtgtagccttggctgtcctggatctcgctctgtagaccaggctggcctcgaactcacagagatctgcctggctctgcctcccgagtgctaggattaaagtcgtgcgtCACCAGCGCCAGGCTTACATGAAGCTTTACAGAAATTATTGTGCCCTTTTCCACAGCTTTCTCTTGATTACTTCATTACCAATTATCTCTGTCAAGGGCATTATGTAAGGCTTCCTATGGTCAGCATTATAAACCTCTTGGTGATTCCTTATGAGACAACTAtcctataaaatatacatttgagAAAttcagcagtggtggcgcacgcctttaatcccagcactcaggaggcagaggcaagcagatctctgtgagttcaaagccaacctggtctacagagcgagatccaggacaagcactaaaactacatggagaaaccctgtctcaaaaaacaaaaacagaaagaaagaaagaaagaaagaaagaaagaaagaaagaaagaaagaaagaaagaaagagagaaagagagaaagaaagaaaggaaaagaatttcaccagaagagccaggcatggtgacacacgcctttactcccagcattcaggaggtaaaggcagatggatctctgtgagttagaggccagactctctacattgtgagtttcaggccagccaaagttaaatagtgaaaccctgtctcaagagatcAAAAAGACagcatggtggcccacgcctttaatcccagcactggggaggcagaggcaagcggatctctgtgagtttgaggccagcctgggctacaaagtgagttccaggaaaggcgcaaagctacacagagaaaccctgtctcggaaaaaaaaaatccataactccaatcccaggggtattttatgccctcttctgactccacgggcactaggcatgcacaggACACACGTACAAACATGCAGTCAAAATAACCAGGtacataaaataagtataaaaacttttaaaacagcaacattaaaaatataataatctcaggttggggatttagctcagtggtagagtgcttgcctagcaagcacaaggccctgggtttgatcctcagctcaaaataaatcatcatcatcatcatcatcatcatcatcatcatctcaccAAGGTTCATCATCCAATTTACCAAAAGGCATTAATAACTGTTTTATCTAAAGCATTAGCTCAAGGTGTAGACTTGAGAAGTTAGGGGTCAGTTGTTGGTCAGCCTTACTAGTCTGTTCCAACTCTCTGGCAAATCAAGGCCCCATTTCGGTCTCTATTCAGTTCCCTCCCTGGGGATTTTAGAATCCATTACTACACAGAAGGTAAACCGTGTTCAAACACATTGGAGAGTGCTCAGCGTGCTCTGTCTCTACCACCATGACACTGGATGTGTGTCTGCACAACGTAAGCCAGCAGCGCAAATGTGTGCTCTTGCGCCGTCTGTAGATTTGGGATGTTCTATTTTCAACTTCAAAATTGTTGCCTCCATATCAAGTTGGGTTTTCTagccctctccatctctctgtgtctgtctgtctgccccccccctcacacatgcacacacatatctcTCTGATATTTGTCTCTATTCTAAGTTTTAGCTCCATCTCTAACTTTGAGTGGCAGAATTCCAACATCCCCTGAGTTATGCGAAGGTCTAGAGATTCCTTCTATCCTTTAGCTCCGATTTAAATGCCGTTTTCTGCCAAGCAAGACAGCTCATGGCTTTACAGGAAGGCTCATGCCTTCCCAGCATCTGAGAAGCTAAAACAAAAGAATCACCAGAAATCCAGTGCCAGTCTAAATCACAGGGtcagttccgggccagcctgggctacaatgtgacactttgtctcaaaaaactgtcttttctctgacccAAGTAGTAATTGTCACAGACTAAGATTTTCTACCAGTTTTCCAGAATCATTCTTGGCTAAAACATTTGttcatttccctctttctcccGCCGGTGCTTATCAAGCATCCTCCTTGTATTTGGTGAGAAAGAGCCTGCAATGAGAAATCATCCTACCCTAGGGTAAAATGCCTAAAGAACTCAGTTAGGTGAAGTAGATTCGGCATTTGACCAGCTGTGGAAAATATAAAGCAGGAGTCAAGAAAGGTAAAGACTCCAGATTCTCACAACTGACCAGAGCCTGAACCAAGTGTGTAAACAGCCATTTCCGGCATTACCAAACCCCTTGTCCAGGGAAACAACTTCCCAGAAGAGTAGTTTCTAGACTGATTCAGACCTACAGGGAATCTCACAGGGTAAATGATACAGTGGTTTTTCTGGTTTCCCAGGAcggcagtgagtgtgtgtgtgtgtgtgtgtgtgtgtgtgtgtgtgtgtgtgtgctggtgtatatgtgtatgcaggtgtgtgtacaggtgcgtgtgcatgtgtgtgcaggtatgtgcacttgtgtgtgtgcatgtgtatacaggtATGTGTGCTcacaggtgtgcatgtgcacatggtaTGTGGAAGTTGGCGACACATGTTAAGGAgcttcctcaatcactttccaccttcttggggggcagggtctctccctgatcCTAGAGATCTTCGATTTGTCTAGCATGGCTGGCCTCAGGGGTCCTTTATCTCCCCCTCCCCATACCCTGGATTACAGGTGAGCCACGATGCACATCTCCTTCATGTGGGGGCCGGGAGTCAAACTCAGAACAGCAagctgactgagctgtctccccatccCATCTTAGAAGGAGAAACAGACTGAAATGAGTTTGCTTCCCTGGGGATATGCATGACTTCAGAATAAGGCCACCTCTGTCATGAAGAAGTTCACCCGGTGTGGCTGTCCTCACCAGGTACACTGCTCGCCATTGTGATGTTCTCTGGTGTCTATGTATCTGTCCCCAAGAAAAAGTTTGGGGAAAAGCACTACAGAACAGTACGTTATGCAGAATTTGGAGCCAAGCAAATGGGTCAAACTGTAATCCCATCATAGTGATCCTGAGTAACTGACATAAACTCATTGGATATTGATTTCTCTCAAACTACCAGGAGACAATAAGGCTTGTCTCCAATACTTGCCATGATGTGTAAACATTAAGCCAAGCAGAGAGTGTGTCCCTAGTAGAACATTGCTTACTATTTATTGCCTGTCTTCCTCCATGTTGAAAGATCTCTCTTCCTCAGATTTCCATGAGGAAGTCCCATGGTGACTGTGAGAACCAGACCACCTGGCTGATCCTAGTGGGCTTTGGGGAGCTGAACCGCCTGggcttcctccctttctccctctttctagCCATCTATGTGGTGACAGTCGGTGGCAATATCCTCATTGTGCTTGCTGTGGCCTCAAGTAGGAccctccacacacccatgtacttcttcctctgcCACTTTTCCCTGCTAGAGATCGCCTACACATCCAACATCATGCCTCGGCTGTTACGGGgcttcctggaaggaggggacagcaTCTCACTGGTCAGCTGCCTCGTGCAGTTCTACGTGTTTGCCTCCCTGGCTGCCGCTGAGTGCCTCATGCTCTCTGCCATGTCCTATGACCGTTACTTGGCCATCTGCCATCCCCTTCACTACCCTGTTCTCATGAgcacctggtcctgcagctgcctgGCCACCGGTGCATGGCTCAGTGGCTTCTTCTTCTCAGCCTTCACTCTGGCCTTGGCagcccctctgtccctctgtccggGCAGCAGGGTGATTGACCATTACTTCTGTGACTTCGCTCCGGTTGTAGGGCTGTTCTGTGGGGAGGTGTGGATCCTGTGGGGAGCTGGCGTCAGCATCTCAGGCTGCCTTACACTCGGCCCCTTCTTGTTGATTGTCACATCCTACGTCTTCATCCTGAGGACTGTGCTGAGAATACCTTCAGGCCAGGGGAGACAgaaagccttctccacctgctcctcccacctcagtgTGGTTGGACTGTTTTATGGCACTCTCATTGTGGTCTACGTGGCCCCCACAGACCACATGCCCCCCTTGCTCCGGAAGGCCTTCTCTGTCCTCTACACTGTGCTCACTCCCATGGTCAACCCCATCATCTACAGTCTCAAGAATCAAGAAGTAAAACGGGCACTGCACCGGCTCTGGAGACAGCTCATCTGAGGACATGCTCGCACTGAGGTGTTCCCTATGTAACTTAGTTCATTCCTCAGAATAGGACAGAGAAGGCCCTTGAGTTGAAAAGACAAGACAATGGGATCAAAAGCAGGTCTCTCACAAAATGAGGTGACTTCAATTTTCCATTGTGAGTGCGTAGAGATCAAAAATGCACGTCCCTACAGACTTCATTCATAAACACTCATTTTGATGAATTAAAACTGGAAAGAATGAAAGAACTGAGCAGTAACTCCAGATGGAGACTATTGACagattctttcattttattattttgttttctgggttggtgttttgcctgcatacatgtgtgtgcaccatgtgcatgcctcttGCCTGGcaccatggaggacagaagaaggtgtcGAACAGCTCCTTGGAACTCAGTTTAtagacagtgtgagctgccatggttAAGACAGAAACAGGAACAAGAACAATACACCCTGCAAGTTAATGCAAGACCAAGACAGGAACAATAGACCTTGCAGGCTAAGGGTTCTGGTTGCAGTTAAGCCCATTGAGAATAAGTTCCTGTCTGTCCTGTGTTTGTTCaacccatctgcaccagatgtgTGTGCTTGGTCACATGTGGGCAGGAAGTACATGAGCAGGAAATACGTCAtaatgtatgcttgcccctgattgggtGCAGGATacatgcttgcccctgattggacatGATGGGAAAGACGGTGGccttatgggtttgcctttataagcctaGGCAAAATGTGACTCTGCACGATTTTCTAAGAACCCTGGAACGGTCCATCATCCTGTCCAGTATTTAATTCAAACttacttcaaatttggctcagaaaaaaaatgtggaaccGGTCTTTCTCTCGAGATTCTCGGGTTTAACGccgtgtgggggctgggaactgaacgcgggtcctctggaagagcagccagtgcccttcaccagtgagccgtctctccagcctctctttcAGATTCTTAATCCAAGGCTGCCAGGTCTAAAGTTGGAAGTAAAGGAAGGAGGGGTTGAAGAGGTGGTTGAAACCGGAATTAAGACAGGACTTCCTGCCATGCTCCAAATGATAGCTCAGAAATGAAGAGATAAACTCCTAGCCTTAAAGTCCATCGGGGGTACTAGCCAGAGGGGTTGCCTACGGACTGAGGTTTGGCTTGGAAAACAAAGGTCAGTTAGGGAACAGTCAAAAGCTCAAACTACCCAAGCCTGGAGCCCAGGAGACCAATTAGGCCCCTGCTCTATGAGTCCCAATTAGTTGGTGTCGTTGATATTGGAGCAATAAATAGGAACAGACAGGAAGGAGGCAATTAAataaggagggaaggagaaattaAACCCAGAGAACTaagtctttctgcctctcccaGAGAGTCTTTGAAGACTCTAAAAATGGAAAAAGCTAAGAGTAGTGGCATGTGTCCTTAGCCCCAGGGGTTCAGGGCAGACTACACAACAAAGTAAAACTCCACctctttaaaacaagaaaaaaaaaaatctgccaggcaatggtggtgcacacctttaatctcagcacttaggaggcaaaacaggtagatctctgagtttgaggctagcctggtctacagagtgagttccaggacagccagggctacacagagaaagcctgtctcataaagaaaaaaaaaccagtctGAGTTGTGTCTCAATGATTGCTGCGACCAGGTGTGTGgtaggggtgtccctgaatggaggctttgagaggccattgtgtgatgCTGTAAagatgaagcctggattgccttggagaccccaagatactagagatgccagagttgtagaatacctgctgaggagagctgctaacagggggTGGAACCAGTCCAAGAAAGAGAAGTGCGCTGTGGCCAAAATGctgaaaaggagctggagatccgAAGTTAGACATCAGAcgtggagatgcagagtttggagtttgtccagctggttttctgtcttgctttggactgtatttcctcactgtgctccctttcttacattttgaaatgctaatgtatatcctgtgccactcactgtatgttggaagtctgtgatctgctttttttattttgtttttattttgttttgttttgcagttaagagattgcatgaatctcagaagagactttgaatttggatttttaaacattGCTGAGACTGTAATAGACTATGAGGACTTATTAAGTAGGACTGgatgcatttctgcattatgtTATAGCtacgagcctatgggggacagggagtggaatgtagtggtttgaacaGGTATGTCCCGCATAGACTCATGTATCTGAATGCTTGGCCCAGAGGAAGTGGCACtaataggaggtgtggtcttgttggaggaagtgtgtccctgtggcggtgggcttggaggtctcatatgctcaagctacacccagtgcgGTACACAGccgcctc
Coding sequences within it:
- the LOC118596742 gene encoding olfactory receptor 11A1-like; amino-acid sequence: MRKSHGDCENQTTWLILVGFGELNRLGFLPFSLFLAIYVVTVGGNILIVLAVASSRTLHTPMYFFLCHFSLLEIAYTSNIMPRLLRGFLEGGDSISLVSCLVQFYVFASLAAAECLMLSAMSYDRYLAICHPLHYPVLMSTWSCSCLATGAWLSGFFFSAFTLALAAPLSLCPGSRVIDHYFCDFAPVVGLFCGEVWILWGAGVSISGCLTLGPFLLIVTSYVFILRTVLRIPSGQGRQKAFSTCSSHLSVVGLFYGTLIVVYVAPTDHMPPLLRKAFSVLYTVLTPMVNPIIYSLKNQEVKRALHRLWRQLI